From a region of the Streptomyces sp. NBC_01454 genome:
- a CDS encoding cell division protein FtsK yields MNHDDENDLFNRLEADMAADTAPQEGAEVVDLNKARSARKEPSAEEPGTPAAEPGDPSARVLVDGPDVKGPGYLGRIIGAKRRAIVPEWLRSADELKTAAAWVAGHYGHMTGYHALRSPVYATRLALQAPRGAAKFLGGTMRWASDAEGDPVRRAMVVKEDAATYLKLSRQRDGRVRLRTLVVILATFIGLGAALALYVLAPAWLAAVSVSTVVLALGWAGDAADDPVINRAVELPKAQKLTSDIVLRALGALGIPAINQAQSKGREGFTFTAPITRDGPGWRAEGDLPYGVTVTDVIERRDKLASGLRRPLGCVWPEAVPDEHTGRLVLWVGDQDMSKAKKPAWPLAKSGTVDLFKPVPFGTDQRGRWVNVTLMYIAGIIGAIPRMGKTFLLRLLLLIAALDPRAELHTYDMKGTGDLDPVGNAVSHRHAAGDDDEAIEYTIRDFRDLRTELRRRTKMIRSLPRDICPESKVTSELASKKELGLHPIVIGVDECQVLFEHPKYKDEFEEIATDLVKRGPATGIVLLLATQRPDAKALPTGISANASARWCLKVMGQLENDMVLGTSAYKRGVRATMFSWGDKGIHYFVGEGSDARIVGSVYVDGVGAEAISLRARKAREDAGLLSGHALGEEPETEAAAYDLLRDLLGVIPVEEAKVWNETVVARLAELRPEVYGEWAAEQLTAALKPYGIATVQIGRRLKDKDKVVNRRGIERAHIAAAVAERDGNRDAG; encoded by the coding sequence GTGAATCACGACGACGAAAACGACCTGTTCAACCGCCTCGAAGCCGACATGGCCGCCGACACCGCCCCCCAGGAGGGCGCCGAGGTGGTGGACCTAAACAAGGCTCGCTCCGCCCGCAAGGAACCGTCCGCCGAGGAACCCGGCACCCCCGCCGCCGAACCGGGCGACCCTTCCGCCCGTGTGCTGGTGGACGGTCCCGACGTCAAGGGCCCCGGCTACCTCGGCCGGATCATCGGGGCAAAGCGTCGGGCGATCGTCCCGGAGTGGCTGAGGTCCGCTGATGAGCTGAAGACCGCCGCCGCTTGGGTGGCCGGCCACTACGGCCACATGACCGGCTACCACGCCCTTCGCTCTCCGGTCTACGCCACGCGGCTGGCCCTCCAGGCGCCGCGGGGCGCTGCGAAGTTCCTTGGCGGCACGATGCGTTGGGCCTCCGACGCCGAGGGCGATCCGGTGCGCCGGGCCATGGTGGTCAAGGAGGACGCGGCCACCTACCTCAAGCTCTCCCGCCAGCGCGACGGCCGGGTACGGCTGCGCACGCTTGTGGTCATCCTGGCGACGTTCATCGGCCTGGGCGCCGCGCTCGCCCTGTACGTGCTCGCCCCGGCCTGGCTGGCGGCGGTGTCGGTGAGCACGGTCGTCTTGGCCCTCGGGTGGGCCGGGGACGCGGCCGATGACCCTGTCATCAACCGGGCTGTGGAGCTGCCCAAGGCCCAGAAGCTGACCTCGGACATCGTCCTTCGGGCGCTGGGCGCGCTGGGGATCCCGGCGATCAACCAGGCCCAGTCCAAGGGCCGCGAGGGATTCACCTTCACAGCTCCGATCACCCGCGACGGCCCCGGCTGGCGGGCAGAGGGCGACCTCCCGTACGGCGTAACGGTCACTGACGTGATCGAGCGGCGCGACAAGCTGGCCTCTGGTCTGCGCCGGCCGCTGGGCTGCGTGTGGCCCGAGGCGGTACCGGACGAGCACACCGGCCGCCTGGTGCTGTGGGTCGGCGATCAGGACATGTCCAAGGCCAAGAAGCCGGCGTGGCCGCTGGCCAAGTCCGGGACGGTGGACCTGTTCAAGCCGGTGCCGTTCGGCACCGACCAGCGCGGACGTTGGGTCAACGTCACGCTGATGTACATCGCGGGCATCATCGGCGCCATCCCCCGCATGGGCAAGACCTTCCTGCTGCGGCTGCTGCTGCTCATCGCCGCCCTGGATCCGCGGGCGGAGCTGCACACCTACGACATGAAGGGCACCGGCGACCTGGACCCGGTCGGCAACGCGGTTTCCCATCGGCACGCCGCCGGTGACGATGACGAGGCGATCGAGTACACGATCCGCGACTTCCGCGACCTGCGCACCGAGCTGCGGCGCCGGACCAAGATGATCCGCTCCCTGCCGCGGGACATCTGCCCGGAGTCGAAGGTGACTTCGGAGCTGGCCAGCAAGAAGGAACTGGGCCTGCACCCGATCGTGATCGGGGTGGATGAGTGCCAGGTCCTGTTCGAGCACCCCAAGTACAAGGACGAGTTCGAGGAGATCGCCACCGACCTGGTCAAGCGCGGGCCGGCCACGGGGATCGTGCTGTTGCTGGCAACTCAGCGGCCGGACGCCAAGGCGCTGCCCACCGGCATCTCCGCCAACGCCTCCGCCCGCTGGTGCCTGAAGGTCATGGGCCAGCTGGAGAACGACATGGTGCTTGGCACCTCCGCCTACAAGCGGGGTGTGCGGGCCACGATGTTCTCCTGGGGCGACAAGGGCATTCACTACTTCGTCGGTGAAGGCTCCGACGCGCGGATCGTCGGCTCCGTCTACGTCGATGGTGTCGGCGCGGAGGCCATCTCGCTGCGGGCCCGCAAGGCCCGCGAGGACGCCGGCCTGCTCTCCGGCCATGCGCTGGGCGAGGAGCCGGAGACCGAAGCGGCAGCGTATGACCTGCTGCGGGATCTGCTGGGCGTGATCCCGGTCGAAGAAGCCAAGGTCTGGAACGAAACCGTCGTTGCCCGCCTGGCGGAGCTGCGGCCGGAGGTCTACGGCGAGTGGGCCGCCGAACAGCTCACCGCGGCGCTCAAGCCCTACGGCATCGCCACCGTCCAGATCGGGCGCCGCCTCAAGGACAAGGACAAGGTCGTCAACCGGCGCGGCATCGAACGCGCCCACATCGCTGCCGCGGTAGCGGAGCGTGACGGAAACCGCGACGCCGGATGA
- a CDS encoding bifunctional DNA primase/polymerase → MTHDRKTALLTAALDAAARDWNVFPVIPDDKRPAVSDWAERATTDRQRITRCWTHAPYNIGVATGPSALVVIDLDKPKHPQDTPPAHWAEHGVTDGADVLAVLCERHGQPFPAQTYTVRTWSGGTHLYFAAPGGEALRNTTGDSSRGLGWKVDTRAVGGLVVSAGSTFAGRPYEVVHSGPVAPLPGWLAELLRPAPLPPQKPITVALAARDRRSAFLRSAVDGELKRVTTSGEDQHNNALYIASVALGQLVAGGELTDTDVTGWLLTAALQVGQGDREARRTIASGLRAGAARPRTVAA, encoded by the coding sequence ATGACGCATGACCGCAAGACCGCGTTGCTGACCGCAGCTCTGGACGCCGCCGCCCGGGACTGGAACGTTTTCCCCGTCATCCCCGACGACAAGCGCCCGGCGGTAAGCGACTGGGCCGAGCGTGCCACCACTGACCGGCAGCGCATCACCCGCTGCTGGACGCACGCCCCGTACAACATCGGCGTTGCCACCGGGCCCTCCGCGCTGGTGGTCATCGACCTCGACAAGCCCAAGCACCCGCAGGACACCCCGCCGGCGCACTGGGCGGAGCACGGCGTCACTGACGGCGCTGACGTGCTCGCCGTGCTCTGCGAGCGTCATGGCCAGCCCTTCCCGGCCCAGACCTACACGGTGCGTACCTGGAGCGGGGGTACCCACCTCTACTTCGCCGCACCCGGCGGCGAGGCCTTGCGCAACACCACCGGGGACAGCAGCCGGGGACTGGGCTGGAAGGTCGACACCCGCGCCGTTGGCGGACTTGTGGTCAGCGCGGGCAGCACCTTCGCAGGACGCCCCTACGAGGTCGTTCACAGTGGCCCTGTGGCGCCGCTGCCGGGCTGGCTGGCTGAGCTGCTGCGCCCGGCGCCGCTGCCCCCGCAGAAGCCCATCACGGTCGCACTCGCAGCCCGCGACCGGCGCAGCGCATTCCTGCGGTCCGCGGTTGATGGGGAGTTGAAGCGCGTCACCACCTCCGGCGAAGACCAGCACAACAACGCGCTCTACATCGCCTCCGTCGCCCTCGGACAGCTCGTCGCCGGGGGAGAGCTCACCGACACCGACGTCACCGGCTGGCTCCTGACCGCCGCGCTCCAGGTGGGTCAGGGCGACCGCGAAGCACGCCGGACCATCGCCTCCGGCCTGCGGGCCGGAGCGGCGCGCCCGAGGACGGTGGCCGCGTGA
- a CDS encoding AAA family ATPase: MSANPIPPLHLYSVPRDPQVTPEAPPARERPRTAWTADQLMAAEFPEPKWAVPGILAEGVSLLAGPPKVGKSWLSLGLGLSVAAGSMAFDSVPVKGGPVLYLALEDTPRRLQTRMGKLLGGQKAPAGLTLVTECPPFPQGGSDAIAGWLDRNPDARMVVIDVFAKMRGQAPQGVSAYDADYVAVGYAKRIADHYGIAVVLVHHVRKAGSEDFLTEVSGTNGIAGAADATLVLKRARGQADGILHVTGRDVNEAEYALSFQEASGAWHLLDGPASDHTVGDTRAAILRYVRANPGAKPKDIAEALPQAGADTVRRTCSRMAEDGQLIKDGSGRYYPDTETRTQGTPEVSQLSDCPVDPSDLQELPGQQEWELSQLSDSGERSDQ, from the coding sequence GTGAGCGCCAACCCGATTCCCCCGCTCCACCTCTACTCCGTCCCCCGCGACCCCCAGGTCACCCCCGAGGCACCACCGGCTCGGGAACGGCCCCGGACCGCATGGACCGCCGATCAGCTCATGGCCGCGGAATTCCCCGAGCCGAAATGGGCCGTCCCCGGCATCCTCGCCGAAGGCGTCAGCCTGCTCGCCGGACCGCCCAAGGTCGGCAAGTCCTGGCTCTCCCTCGGCCTTGGCCTCTCGGTCGCGGCCGGCAGCATGGCGTTCGACTCCGTCCCGGTCAAAGGTGGCCCGGTCCTCTACCTTGCGCTGGAGGACACCCCGCGTCGCCTCCAGACCCGCATGGGCAAGCTCCTCGGCGGACAGAAGGCGCCGGCCGGTCTGACGCTGGTCACCGAATGCCCGCCCTTCCCACAGGGCGGCAGCGACGCCATCGCAGGATGGCTGGACCGCAACCCGGACGCCCGCATGGTCGTCATCGACGTGTTCGCCAAGATGCGCGGACAGGCGCCCCAGGGCGTCTCGGCGTACGACGCGGACTACGTCGCCGTCGGCTACGCCAAGCGCATCGCGGACCACTACGGCATCGCCGTAGTCCTCGTCCACCACGTCCGCAAAGCCGGGTCTGAAGACTTCCTGACGGAGGTCTCCGGCACCAACGGCATCGCCGGAGCCGCTGACGCCACGCTCGTGCTCAAGCGCGCCCGAGGGCAAGCGGACGGCATCCTGCACGTCACCGGCCGCGACGTGAACGAAGCCGAATACGCGCTCTCCTTCCAGGAAGCCTCCGGCGCCTGGCACTTGCTCGACGGGCCCGCCTCCGACCACACCGTCGGCGACACCCGCGCCGCCATCCTCCGCTACGTCCGCGCCAACCCCGGGGCAAAGCCCAAGGACATCGCGGAAGCCCTCCCGCAGGCCGGCGCAGACACAGTGCGCCGGACCTGCTCCCGGATGGCGGAGGACGGCCAGCTCATCAAGGACGGCAGCGGCCGCTACTACCCGGACACCGAGACCCGGACACAGGGCACACCAGAGGTGTCCCAGCTGTCCGACTGTCCGGTTGACCCATCTGACCTGCAAGAACTACCCGGACAGCAGGAATGGGAGCTGTCCCAGCTGTCCGACTCCGGTGAGAGGAGCGATCAGTGA
- a CDS encoding helix-turn-helix transcriptional regulator, producing MTTAVSSSRDEKLTITYICTDLGVSRSTFYDWRQKGRAPRCIKLPNGDLRILRSDYDHWLDDRGDRA from the coding sequence GTGACGACCGCGGTTTCCAGCTCACGGGACGAAAAGCTCACGATCACCTACATCTGCACGGACCTGGGGGTTTCGCGTTCGACCTTCTACGACTGGCGACAGAAAGGGCGCGCCCCTCGTTGCATCAAGCTTCCGAACGGTGATCTGAGGATTCTACGGAGCGACTACGACCACTGGTTGGATGACCGGGGGGACAGGGCCTGA
- a CDS encoding tyrosine-type recombinase/integrase, with protein MSATRRGEAFSVTTGRPISHRSGASAVNWYDFAIQFCDVQWRRTSGNNRKTVAKVLMATTIALLRTSPNGFKPVDVRTALREWAFNTRRRQDAPSHVATILKWVERNTLSMAAWEDPAKVEEILHAVGTKLDGTAVAASSVKRSRRVLNVAMEHAVKHSVLRSNPLPKGRGAAPKTSSAVDKRSLLNRLQAWRLLGWVRQRPRGGRKLHAFFATMYYAGARPEEAVAMSVLDVHLPRESDEDQWGELLLHTARPEVGKQWTDTGEVHDERGLKGRASDDTRVVPCRPALTKILREHIGAEELKPGDRLFQGEGGGMLAGSVIRRAWRTARLKVLSDEEFTSPLGKRVYDLRHTCLTNWLNDGVPPAQVAEWAGNSVPVLLATYARCISGQLSDLKKRIEAGGDLSEAPAAD; from the coding sequence GTGAGCGCGACGCGCCGAGGTGAGGCGTTCAGCGTCACCACCGGGCGGCCCATTTCCCACCGGTCCGGGGCCAGCGCAGTGAACTGGTACGACTTCGCCATTCAGTTCTGCGACGTCCAATGGCGGCGCACCTCCGGCAACAACCGGAAGACCGTAGCCAAAGTGCTCATGGCGACTACGATCGCGCTGCTGCGCACCTCGCCGAACGGCTTCAAGCCTGTCGATGTGCGCACCGCGCTGCGGGAATGGGCTTTCAACACCAGGCGCCGGCAGGATGCCCCATCCCATGTCGCCACCATCCTGAAATGGGTTGAGCGCAACACGCTGTCCATGGCGGCCTGGGAGGACCCGGCGAAGGTCGAAGAGATACTCCACGCGGTCGGGACCAAGTTGGACGGCACAGCGGTCGCAGCCTCCTCGGTCAAGCGCAGCAGACGCGTGCTGAACGTCGCCATGGAGCACGCGGTGAAGCACAGCGTCCTTCGCTCGAATCCACTGCCCAAGGGGAGAGGCGCCGCCCCGAAGACCTCCTCGGCGGTGGACAAGAGGTCTCTCCTCAACCGCTTGCAGGCGTGGCGCCTTCTCGGCTGGGTGCGGCAACGTCCCCGTGGAGGCCGGAAGCTGCATGCCTTCTTCGCGACGATGTACTACGCCGGCGCCCGGCCGGAGGAGGCTGTGGCGATGTCCGTGCTGGATGTGCATCTGCCGCGAGAAAGCGACGAGGATCAGTGGGGCGAGCTCCTGCTCCACACTGCGCGCCCGGAGGTCGGCAAGCAGTGGACTGACACCGGGGAAGTACACGACGAGCGGGGGCTCAAAGGAAGGGCCTCCGACGACACCCGCGTCGTCCCCTGCCGGCCAGCCTTGACGAAGATTCTCCGCGAGCACATCGGTGCGGAGGAGCTGAAGCCCGGCGACCGGCTGTTCCAAGGCGAGGGGGGCGGCATGCTCGCAGGGTCGGTCATCCGGCGGGCGTGGCGGACAGCGAGGCTGAAGGTGCTCAGCGACGAGGAGTTCACCTCGCCGCTCGGGAAGCGGGTCTACGACCTGCGGCACACCTGCCTGACCAACTGGCTCAACGATGGTGTTCCGCCTGCGCAGGTCGCCGAGTGGGCGGGTAACAGCGTCCCGGTCCTGCTCGCCACCTACGCACGATGCATCTCGGGTCAGCTCTCGGACCTGAAGAAGCGGATCGAGGCGGGCGGGGACCTGTCGGAGGCCCCTGCGGCGGACTGA
- a CDS encoding NUDIX domain-containing protein codes for MPIKAMHVLDTLDAYLSRHPEDKDALAIISEMLDVVGNRITSRNEFRGHVTAGAVLLRPDGRMLTLHHKALGGKWLWPGGHVEPDDTTLLAAALRDLADRTGIDPSQVEPHDEVPLHIDVRPIHANTAEAEPTHLHFDFRFLFRTSAESLKVEEEEFTAYSWQFADTLTAEPLRSRVLASIRPSD; via the coding sequence ATGCCGATCAAGGCGATGCACGTACTCGACACCCTCGACGCCTACCTGAGCCGCCACCCGGAGGACAAGGACGCGCTCGCCATCATCTCCGAGATGCTCGACGTCGTCGGCAACCGGATCACCTCACGGAACGAGTTCCGCGGGCATGTCACCGCCGGCGCGGTTCTACTCCGCCCCGACGGTCGCATGCTCACCCTCCATCACAAGGCGCTCGGTGGTAAGTGGCTGTGGCCCGGCGGACACGTCGAGCCGGACGACACGACACTGCTCGCCGCAGCTCTGCGTGACCTCGCCGATAGGACCGGCATCGACCCCTCGCAGGTCGAGCCTCACGACGAGGTGCCGCTGCACATCGACGTGCGCCCGATCCACGCGAACACTGCGGAAGCCGAGCCGACGCATCTCCACTTCGACTTTCGGTTCCTGTTCCGAACGAGCGCCGAGAGCCTCAAGGTTGAAGAGGAAGAGTTCACCGCGTACTCATGGCAATTCGCGGACACGTTGACCGCCGAGCCGCTGCGCAGCCGCGTACTGGCCTCCATCCGGCCATCTGACTGA
- a CDS encoding methyltransferase, which translates to MTEPDLATELRHEFAGQLAAADKLPAEWRAAVEAVPRHECTPAFYVPNDAPGITTYVPITPELVGDEAWLRRVYSDETLITQFDGRDIDWSDPQPISGAAPTSSSTLPSLVVQMLQALDGDDESTVTEYGTGTGYSTALMCHHFGPDKITSVETDPGVAGRARAALDRCGYAPRLITGNGLAGADRTEPADRTIATMGVRGIPWAWVRETVPGGLVVATLRGWLRSLGLVRLVVEDGQHATGRFIAADPAFMMARQQEAPTNLGMLPADDDGKTRETPHGPGVLRMPDSGFVAQLAMPNARTFDMAGDDGRMRTFVLDAANDSFAVLSRDGDGWLVREGGPVSLWGEVEQSLALWHAAGSPAATRFGVSVEPDRQRIWLEDAEDGPSWRLPVVPGS; encoded by the coding sequence ATGACCGAACCTGATCTCGCGACCGAGCTGCGGCACGAGTTCGCCGGGCAGCTCGCCGCCGCGGACAAGCTGCCCGCAGAGTGGCGGGCCGCTGTCGAGGCCGTGCCCCGGCACGAGTGCACGCCCGCGTTCTACGTGCCCAACGACGCCCCGGGCATCACGACATACGTGCCGATCACGCCCGAGCTCGTCGGCGACGAGGCGTGGCTGCGCCGGGTCTACAGCGACGAGACCCTGATCACGCAGTTCGACGGGCGGGATATCGATTGGTCGGACCCGCAGCCGATCAGCGGCGCCGCCCCGACGTCGTCCTCGACGCTGCCCTCGCTCGTCGTGCAGATGCTCCAAGCCCTCGACGGCGACGACGAGTCGACCGTCACCGAGTACGGCACGGGCACCGGCTACTCGACCGCGCTCATGTGCCACCACTTCGGCCCGGACAAGATCACGTCGGTCGAGACCGACCCGGGGGTCGCTGGCCGGGCCCGTGCCGCCCTCGACCGCTGCGGCTACGCCCCTCGCCTGATCACAGGCAACGGGCTCGCCGGCGCCGACCGCACCGAGCCGGCCGATCGCACGATCGCCACCATGGGCGTACGCGGTATCCCGTGGGCGTGGGTCCGCGAGACCGTGCCGGGCGGGCTCGTCGTGGCGACGCTGCGCGGGTGGCTTCGCTCGCTCGGCCTCGTGCGCCTGGTCGTCGAGGACGGGCAGCACGCGACGGGCCGTTTCATCGCGGCCGATCCGGCGTTCATGATGGCGCGGCAGCAAGAGGCGCCGACGAATCTCGGCATGCTGCCGGCCGACGACGACGGCAAGACCCGCGAGACGCCGCACGGGCCCGGCGTGCTGCGCATGCCCGACAGCGGGTTCGTTGCTCAGCTTGCGATGCCGAACGCCCGAACGTTCGACATGGCGGGCGACGACGGGCGCATGCGTACGTTCGTCCTCGACGCGGCGAACGATTCCTTCGCGGTGCTGTCGCGGGACGGCGACGGCTGGTTGGTGCGCGAGGGTGGCCCGGTGTCGCTGTGGGGCGAGGTCGAGCAGTCTCTCGCGCTGTGGCACGCAGCGGGGTCGCCGGCCGCAACCCGGTTCGGGGTCAGCGTCGAGCCGGACCGTCAACGAATTTGGCTTGAAGACGCCGAGGACGGCCCCAGTTGGCGCCTGCCGGTCGTCCCGGGTTCATGA
- the tgmB gene encoding ATP-grasp ribosomal peptide maturase — translation MTRDDARPVAVVTNDDDPTADFVIAELHGRGVPVVRLDSGHFPATLSCSAHIGGGTARWRGSLATPTRVAELDGVRALYYRRPSGFAFPHLDDQDARFAAAQARYGLGGVLVSLPDCLYVNHPNRIGDAEYKPAGLAAAAEAGFVLPPTLITNRPDDARAFVKEHGPVIYKPLATPLYLVDGQAQTVLVDEVTEDEIDDGIAGTMHLLQARVDKVADVRVTVIGEHVFAVRIDSGLLDWRTDYSTHTYTPVEAPPDVERALFAYLRHFGLIFGAFDFTLSADGTWTFIECNPSGQWAWMEPPTGLPMTAALADLLERGTHDRT, via the coding sequence GTGACACGAGACGACGCTCGCCCGGTCGCGGTCGTCACGAACGATGACGACCCGACCGCCGACTTCGTGATTGCCGAGCTGCACGGCCGGGGCGTCCCGGTCGTGCGGCTCGACAGCGGTCACTTCCCCGCCACCCTGTCGTGCTCCGCCCACATCGGCGGCGGCACGGCACGGTGGCGGGGCAGTCTCGCGACCCCGACCCGCGTCGCCGAACTCGACGGCGTGCGGGCGCTGTACTACCGGCGCCCGTCCGGGTTCGCTTTCCCCCACCTCGACGACCAGGACGCCCGCTTTGCCGCCGCGCAGGCCCGATACGGGCTCGGCGGCGTGCTCGTCTCGCTGCCCGACTGCCTGTACGTCAACCACCCGAACCGCATCGGAGACGCCGAGTACAAGCCGGCCGGGCTCGCCGCCGCGGCCGAGGCCGGGTTCGTCCTGCCGCCGACCCTGATCACGAACCGGCCCGACGACGCCCGCGCGTTCGTCAAGGAACACGGACCCGTGATCTACAAGCCGCTTGCGACCCCGCTGTACCTCGTCGACGGTCAGGCGCAGACCGTGCTCGTCGACGAAGTTACCGAGGACGAGATCGACGACGGTATCGCCGGGACCATGCACCTGTTGCAGGCCCGCGTCGACAAGGTCGCCGACGTCCGCGTGACCGTGATCGGCGAGCACGTGTTCGCGGTGCGGATCGACTCGGGGCTGCTCGACTGGCGCACCGACTACAGCACGCACACCTATACGCCGGTCGAGGCCCCGCCCGACGTCGAGCGCGCACTGTTCGCGTACCTGCGGCACTTCGGGCTCATCTTCGGCGCGTTCGACTTCACCCTGTCCGCCGACGGCACGTGGACGTTCATTGAATGCAACCCCTCGGGGCAGTGGGCATGGATGGAACCCCCGACGGGCCTGCCCATGACCGCCGCACTCGCCGATCTCTTGGAACGAGGCACCCATGACCGAACCTGA
- the tgmA gene encoding putative ATP-grasp-modified RiPP, with translation MFNYAERIPTGTPLPQGHRTPRPWGTRRFVPYPAVEGEHTRVEIDPATQTGRYFNAAGVPVASPGHGTSSGTNPTTGTSPDGQGAGNTDSDTGNDTDQ, from the coding sequence ATGTTCAACTACGCGGAACGCATCCCGACGGGAACCCCGCTCCCGCAGGGCCACCGCACGCCCCGCCCGTGGGGCACCCGCCGGTTCGTGCCGTACCCGGCCGTCGAGGGTGAGCACACCCGCGTCGAGATCGACCCGGCGACGCAGACCGGCCGTTACTTCAACGCGGCCGGCGTCCCGGTCGCGTCGCCCGGTCACGGTACGAGCAGCGGCACCAACCCGACGACGGGCACCTCGCCCGACGGGCAGGGCGCCGGCAACACCGACTCGGACACGGGTAACGACACCGACCAGTGA